From one Saccharomyces cerevisiae S288C chromosome XVI, complete sequence genomic stretch:
- the PMA2 gene encoding H(+)-exporting P2-type ATPase PMA2 (Plasma membrane H+-ATPase; isoform of Pma1p, involved in pumping protons out of the cell; regulator of cytoplasmic pH and plasma membrane potential): MSSTEAKQYKEKPSKEYLHASDGDDPANNSAASSSSSSSTSTSASSSAAAVPRKAAAASAADDSDSDEDIDQLIDELQSNYGEGDESGEEEVRTDGVHAGQRVVPEKDLSTDPAYGLTSDEVARRRKKYGLNQMAEENESLIVKFLMFFVGPIQFVMEAAAILAAGLSDWVDVGVICALLLLNASVGFIQEFQAGSIVDELKKTLANTATVIRDGQLIEIPANEVVPGEILQLESGTIAPADGRIVTEDCFLQIDQSAITGESLAAEKHYGDEVFSSSTVKTGEAFMVVTATGDNTFVGRAAALVGQASGVEGHFTEVLNGIGIILLVLVIATLLLVWTACFYRTVGIVSILRYTLGITIIGVPVGLPAVVTTTMAVGAAYLAKKQAIVQKLSAIESLAGVEILCSDKTGTLTKNKLSLHEPYTVEGVSPDDLMLTACLAASRKKKGLDAIDKAFLKSLIEYPKAKDALTKYKVLEFHPFDPVSKKVTAVVESPEGERIVCVKGAPLFVLKTVEEDHPIPEDVHENYENKVAELASRGFRALGVARKRGEGHWEILGVMPCMDPPRDDTAQTINEARNLGLRIKMLTGDAVGIAKETCRQLGLGTNIYNAERLGLGGGGDMPGSELADFVENADGFAEVFPQHKYRVVEILQNRGYLVAMTGDGVNDAPSLKKADTGIAVEGATDAARSAADIVFLAPGLSAIIDALKTSRQIFHRMYSYVVYRIALSLHLEIFLGLWIAILNNSLDINLIVFIAIFADVATLTIAYDNAPYAPEPVKWNLPRLWGMSIILGIVLAIGSWITLTTMFLPNGGIIQNFGAMNGVMFLQISLTENWLIFVTRAAGPFWSSIPSWQLAGAVFAVDIIATMFTLFGWWSENWTDIVSVVRVWIWSIGIFCVLGGFYYIMSTSQAFDRLMNGKSLKEKKSTRSVEDFMAAMQRVSTQHEKSS; the protein is encoded by the coding sequence ATGTCTTCCACTGAAGCAAAGCAATACAAGGAGAAACCCTCGAAAGAGTACCTCCATGCCAGTGATGGCGATGACCCTGCAAATAATTCTGCCGcttcttcgtcatcttcgtcttctACATCAACTTCCGCCTCGTCATCGGCTGCAGCCGTTCCACGGAAGGCCGCAGCCGCTTCTGCCGCTGATGATTCTGACTCAGATGAAGATATAGACCAATTGATTGATGAACTACAATCTAACTACGGTGAGGGTGATGAATctggtgaagaagaagtacGTACTGATGGGGTGCACGCTGGCCAAAGGGTTGTTCCTGAAAAGGACCTTTCTACGGACCCTGCGTATGGTTTGACTTCGGATGAAGTCGCCaggagaagaaagaaatatgGGTTAAATCAAATGGCTGAGGAGAATGAATCGTTGATTGTGAAGTTTTTGATGTTCTTCGTAGGGCCTATTCAATTCGTTATGGAGGCTGCTGCTATTTTGGCTGCCGGTTTGTCTGATTGGGTTGATGTCGGTGTCATCTGTGCTTTACTGCTATTAAACGCATCTGTCGGATTTATTCAAGAATTCCAGGCAGGTTCCATCGTAGACGAGCTGAAAAAGACGTTGGCCAATACTGCAACAGTTATTAGAGATGGCCAATTGATCGAAATTCCGGCTAATGAGGTAGTTCCTGGTGAGATTTTGCAATTGGAAAGTGGCACAATTGCTCCCGCAGATGGTCGTATTGTCACTGAAGACTGTTTTTTGCAGATCGATCAATCGGCCATCACTGGTGAATCCTTAGCCGCTGAAAAGCATTACGGTGATGAGGTGTTCTCCTCATCCACTGTGAAAACCGGCGAGGCTTTTATGGTTGTTACTGCCACTGGTGACAATACCTTCGTCGGTAGGGCTGCCGCCTTAGTGGGGCAGGCTTCCGGTGTAGAGGGCCATTTCACTGAAGTATTGAATGGAATTGGTATTATCTTACTTGTTCTAGTTATCGCTACTTTGTTGTTGGTCTGGACCGCATGTTTCTATAGAACGGTCGGTATTGTAAGCATTTTGAGATATACTTTGGGTATAACCATCATTGGTGTCCCAGTCGGTTTGCCAGCAGTTGTTACCACGACCATGGCTGTCGGTGCAGCTTACTTGGCTAAGAAGCAAGCCATTGTTCAAAAGTTATCTGCTATTGAATCCCTTGCTGGTGTTGAGATTTTATGTTCTGACAAGACTGGTACTTTAACCAAAAACAAGTTATCTTTACACGAACCCTACACTGTCGAAGGCGTTTCTCCGGACGACTTGATGTTGACCGCTTGTTTAGCTGCCTCtagaaagaagaaaggtTTGGATGCTATTGATAAGGCTTTTTTGAAGTCATTGATTGAGTATCCAAAAGCTAAAGACGCCCTGACCAAGTACAAAGTTTTGGAATTCCATCCGTTCGACCCTGTCTCAAAAAAGGTTACCGCTGTTGTAGAATCCCCAGAAGGTGAAAGAATTGTTTGTGTCAAGGGAGCCCCATTGTTTGTCTTGAAGactgttgaagaagatcaCCCAATTCCGGAAGATGTGCATGAAAACTACGAAAATAAGGTTGCTGAACTAGCTTCTAGAGGTTTCCGTGCTTTAGGTGTTGCTAGAAAGAGAGGGGAAGGTCACTGGGAAATCTTGGGTGTTATGCCATGTATGGACCCCCCTAGAGATGACACCGCTCAAACAATCAATGAGGCCAGAAACCTTGGTTTGAGAATCAAGATGTTAACCGGTGACGCTGTTGGTATCGCGAAAGAAACGTGTAGGCAATTAGGACTTGGTACAAACATTTATAACGCAGAAAGGTTAGGTCTGGGAGGTGGAGGTGATATGCCTGGTTCAGAGTTGGCtgattttgttgaaaatgcCGATGGTTTCGCAGAAGTTTTCCCACAGCATAAATACAGAGTCGTTGAAATCTTGCAAAACAGAGGTTACTTGGTTGCTATGACTGGTGATGGTGTTAACGATGCCCCATCTTTGAAGAAGGCTGATACTGGTATTGCTGTCGAAGGTGCTACCGATGCTGCCAGATCAGCCgctgatattgttttcttggcCCCTGGTCTCTCTGCTATTATTGATGCCTTAAAGACTTCTAGACAGATTTTCCACAGAATGTACTCCTATGTTGTTTATCGTATTGCCCTATCCTTACATTTGGAGATTTTCCTGGGTTTATGGATTGCTATTTTAAACAACTCTTTGGATATCAATTTGATCGTTTTTATTGCTATTTTCGCAGACGTTGCCACTTTAACTATTGCTTATGACAATGCTCCTTATGCTCCTGAACCTGTGAAATGGAACCTACCAAGATTATGGGGTATGTCTATTATTTTGGGCATAGTTTTAGCTATAGGTTCTTGGATTACTTTAACCACCATGTTCTTGCCTAATGGTGGTATtatccaaaattttggtgCCATGAATGGTGTCATGTTCCTGCAGATTTCACTAACTGAAAATTGGTTAATTTTTGTCACTAGAGCTGCTGGCCCATTCTGGTCTTCCATTCCATCGTGGCAGTTAGCCGGTGCCGTTTTCGCCGTTGATATTATTGCTACCATGTTTACCTTATTTGGCTGGTGGTCTGAAAACTGGACTGATATTGTGTCAGTCGTTCGTGTCTGGATTTGGTCCATTGGTATTTTTTGTGTATTGGGAGGATTTTACTATATTATGTCCACGTCTCAAGCCTTTGATAGGTTGATGAATGGTAAGTCattaaaggaaaagaagtCTACAAGAAGTGTCGAAGATTTCATGGCTGCTATGCAAAGAGTTTCTACTCAACACGAAAAAAGCAGTTAG
- the PHO85 gene encoding cyclin-dependent serine/threonine-protein kinase PHO85 (Cyclin-dependent kinase; has ten cyclin partners; involved in regulating the cellular response to nutrient levels, environmental conditions and progression through the cell cycle; involved in the hyperphosphorylation of Srl3p (Whi7p), regulating protein stability, mRNA levels and promotion of START; human lissencephaly-associated homolog CDK5 functionally complements null mutation) gives MSSSSQFKQLEKLGNGTYATVYKGLNKTTGVYVALKEVKLDSEEGTPSTAIREISLMKELKHENIVRLYDVIHTENKLTLVFEFMDNDLKKYMDSRTVGNTPRGLELNLVKYFQWQLLQGLAFCHENKILHRDLKPQNLLINKRGQLKLGDFGLARAFGIPVNTFSSEVVTLWYRAPDVLMGSRTYSTSIDIWSCGCILAEMITGKPLFPGTNDEEQLKLIFDIMGTPNESLWPSVTKLPKYNPNIQQRPPRDLRQVLQPHTKEPLDGNLMDFLHGLLQLNPDMRLSAKQALHHPWFAEYYHHAS, from the exons atgtcttcttcttcaca ATTTAAGCAGTTAGAAAAGCTTGGCAATGGTACGTATGCCACAGTGTACAAGGGACTGAACAAAACCACAGGGGTATATGTTGCCCTGAAAGAGGTAAAACTGGATTCAGAGGAAGGTACACCCTCTACGGCCATCCGTGAGATCTCCCtaatgaaagaattgaaacATGAGAACATTGTTAGACTTTATGACGTTATTCACACAGAGAACAAGTTGACTTTggtttttgaattcatGGACAACgatttaaagaaatacaTGGATTCCCGCACCGTGGGCAACACACCAAGAGGGCTAGAACTAAACTTGGTTAAATACTTCCAGTGGCAACTACTGCAAGGGCTGGCCTTTTGCCATGAAAACAAGATTCTCCACCGTGATTTAAAACCTCAAAACCTATTAATCAACAAGAGAGGCCAGTTGAAATTGGGTGATTTCGGTCTGGCCCGTGCTTTCGGTATTCCGGTCAACACATTTTCAAGCGAAGTCGTAACGTTGTGGTACCGTGCTCCTGATGTGCTAATGGGTTCTAGGACGTACTCCACATCCATTGATATATGGTCGTGTGGGTGCATTCTTGCGGAAATGATAACGGGTAAGCCTTTGTTTCCTGGCACCAACGACGAAGAACAACTGAAATTGATCTTCGACATCATGGGCACTCCTAATGAGTCCCTATGGCCCAGTGTAACAAAGTTACCCAAATACAACCCAAATATCCAGCAACGACCACCAAGAGACCTACGTCAAGTATTGCAACCACACACCAAAGAACCGCTAGACGGGAATCTCATGGATTTCTTACACGGACTCTTGCAACTTAATCCGGATATGAGGCTGAGCGCCAAGCAGGCTCTGCATCACCCTTGGTTTGCAGAGTACTACCACCACGCTTCATAA
- the SVL3 gene encoding Svl3p (hypothetical protein; mutant phenotype suggests a potential role in vacuolar function; green fluorescent protein (GFP)-fusion protein localizes to the cell periphery, cytoplasm, bud, and bud neck; relocalizes from bud neck to cytoplasm upon DNA replication stress; SVL3 has a paralog, PAM1, that arose from the whole genome duplication): MSSSSLRVLAIGNNPNILFYTSRFQLAKNIDLYHVNDSKSCQFEIETEYYGKDRFELENHFTSIEHLTEALSSKSSEAVFDIIIMSAPSLQELSSLASKLTSIIDSNTKIFLESSGFIQLEPFVKLSMESPHVNVFSILTDLDIRQIGPNHFKHFPSTAKENTIYLGESKSSTEKYSSGVITLLTTFEKLFAKLFSNIKINLCNFSSIEFLSQQWKLAISRICFDPLLIMFEQENPSDLDQQIIAKPLISGLVTEIITVAKTMGARLNSSHDNENSLLSLWKNSYHSTNKPPALVYHFIHQTTPLNIDILLLQTILLADDFGIKTPYLEFLYSVLSQFERLNSGKSKWFIRSDEKTQILQSLQKSQKNESALQTQITSLQGQISKLRQELLMQAKQHEMETNELKEKHQVALKAQAQAQAQAQSQAQTSIEALTPTEATNQSDTNEYKATGTPNLRDIEDMALYSVNYGDSPVRSPPPVVSSQPQMNSPLSSHSQTFGENNGTNDKLLQERELQLRKKELELQERELEFQKRALQQQRFNNSNNSIPRKPSFPQLQQSANVRSNSRGMHGTNGAMSQPASAGNFVDPISSSIAAYDPQQPPSLPLQQPQQSVQVQPFHSHSIKPTSRKNRNSNMPNIGNPSSINMSDFGRPPNNSSQTRLNSMPTHSIVNQNRLRSQQSKNKLNMPHATNPNNTFNQVPAPSLNNHVPTQRQFSSSTMIEVTNNNNKVNNSSSNPDISTNSVVHNAMQFTNTNNNTSSTVDINDPKNIAPPPTTSVSAPSTPTLSSSSQMANMASPSTDNGDNEEKNGGKKKRFGLFKKKNKSKK; encoded by the coding sequence ATGTCGTCTTCCTCACTTCGAGTTTTAGCTATTGGGAACAACCCGAATATCTTGTTCTACACCTCAAGGTTTCAACTGGCCAAGAATATAGACCTCTACCACGTCAACGATTCAAAATCATGtcaatttgaaattgaaactgAATACTACGGCAAAGACCGGTTCGAATTGGAAAATCATTTCACCTCTATCGAGCACTTGACTGAAGCTTTGAGCTCCAAATCAAGTGAAGCCGTCTTCGACATAATCATCATGAGTGCTCCATCTTTACAGGAATTATCCTCGTTAGCGTCCAAGTTAACGTCCATAATCGATTCGAACaccaaaattttcttaGAAAGCAGTGGTTTCATCCAATTGGAACCGTTTGTCAAATTATCGATGGAATCTCCGCATGTAAACGTTTTCAGTATTTTGACTGATTTGGATATTCGTCAAATCGGTCCAAACCATTTCAAACACTTTCCTAGTACTGCAAAGGAGAACACGATTTACCTCGGCGAAAGTAAGTCCAGCACTGAGAAATATTCATCAGGCGTTATAACATTATTAAccacttttgaaaaactgtTTGCTAAATTGTTTTCCAACataaaaatcaatttgTGCAATTTCTCATCAATTGAGTTTCTATCACAACAATGGAAGCTGGCGATTTCCAGAATTTGTTTTGATCCGTTGTTAATCATGtttgaacaagaaaaccCAAGTGATCTAGACCAGCAGATCATTGCCAAACCTTTAATATCAGGTCTGGTAACTGAAATCATCACTGTAGCAAAAACAATGGGAGCCAGACTAAACAGTAGtcatgataatgaaaactCTCTTTTATCTCTATGGAAGAATTCTTATCATTCAACCAATAAGCCACCTGCATTGGTTTATCATTTCATTCATCAAACAACGCCTTTGAACATCGATATCCTGTTGTTACAAACTATTTTATTAGCCGATGACTTTGGTATCAAAACTCCGTACTTAGAATTTTTATACTCTGTTTTGTCccaatttgaaagattgaATAGTGGCAAATCTAAATGGTTTATTAGGTCAGATGAAAAAACTCAAATCTTACAAAGCTTGCAAAAatcacaaaaaaatgaatctGCTTTACAGACTCAAATTACCTCCTTACAAGGTCAAATTAGTAAACTAAGACAAGAGTTGCTTATGCAGGCCAAGCAACATGAAATGGAAACTAATGAGTTAAAGGAGAAACATCAAGTCGCTCTAAAAGCCCAGGCCCAAGCCCAAGCTCAAGCCCAATCTCAAGCTCAAACATCAATTGAAGCACTAACGCCAACTGAAGCAACAAACCAATCCGATACAAATGAATATAAAGCAACAGGAACTCCGAATTTGAGGGACATCGAAGATATGGCACTATATAGTGTAAACTACGGAGACTCTCCAGTGAGATCTCCACCACCTGTTGTAAGCTCTCAGCCACAAATGAACTCACCATTATCCTCACATTCACAAACTTTCGGAGAGAATAATGGCACGAATGACAAATTACTACAAGAACGCGAATTGCAACTCCGTAAAAAGGAATTAGAGCTACAAGAACGTGAACTGGAGTTCCAGAAAAGAGCATTACAGCAACAAAGATTtaataatagcaataatTCAATTCCAAGAAAGCCTTCCTTCCCTCAATTACAGCAGTCTGCAAACGTTCGTTCTAACAGCAGAGGAATGCATGGCACCAATGGCGCTATGTCTCAACCTGCATCCGCCGGAAATTTTGTAGACCCAATTTCTTCAAGTATCGCTGCATATGACCCGCAACAACCTCCTTCCTTACCCCTACAGCAGCCACAACAATCGGTACAAGTACAACCTTTTCACTCACACTCTATCAAGCCCACAAGTAGGAAGAATAGAAATAGTAATATGCCTAATATTGGTAATCCTTCCAGTATAAATATGAGTGATTTTGGCAGACCACCGAACAATTCAAGTCAAACTCGCTTAAATTCCATGCCAACGCATAGCATCGTAAACCAGAATAGATTGAGATCACAACAATCGAAAAACAAACTGAATATGCCACATGCCACCAACCCAAACAATACTTTTAACCAAGTCCCTGCTCCTAGTTTAAACAATCACGTTCCCACACAAAGGCAATTTAGCTCCAGTACCATGATAGAAGTtacaaataataacaacaaagTTAATAACAGTAGTAGCAACCCTGATATTTCCACCAACTCGGTAGTTCATAACGCAATGCAATTTACAAATACAAACAACAATACAAGTAGCACTGTGGATATAAACGATCCCAAAAATATTGCACCCCCTCCTACAACCTCTGTTTCAGCCCCAAGCACTCCAACCTTGTCCTCATCAAGTCAAATGGCGAATATGGCTTCGCCTAGTACCGATAATGGTGACAATGAGGAGAAAAATGGTggtaagaagaagagattTGGcctattcaaaaaaaaaaataaatcaaagaaataa
- the SRL4 gene encoding Srl4p (hypothetical protein; involved in regulation of dNTP production; null mutant suppresses the lethality of lcd1 and rad53 mutations; expression is induced by Kar4p), with protein sequence MKKTIYKVLVSFYQYVGLGKKFHPSHDTVLIIGGSSNELGIELCETFIEDYHTKVINIDTIDSINGKNARRSEKLYTFISCKDFSDIKCLEESMLYLQNLEIIPTVLINNMQEGIESTLLKEDKFLRLDEESLNEFEKIVRYNLQSVILITKFCLSNIFPKVQAEAQEKAKGFYIVNISSVLTLKPCKSGTHFITSKCGINSFHDGITSELKLKDSNLNVKTLIAYLPSFESEAHWKRLSPSISKHLVHCLLEGRYGDTILESKRSIGDILLITGFKSSFT encoded by the coding sequence atgaagaaaacaatttACAAAGTCCTCGTAAGTTTTTATCAATATGTCGGTTTAGGTAAAAAGTTCCATCCTAGCCACGATACAGTATTAATTATTGGCGGTTCTTCAAATGAGTTAGGCATCGAGCTCTGCGAGACATTTATAGAAGATTATCATACAAAGGTTATAAATATTGACACTATAGACAGtattaatggaaaaaacGCAAGGAGAAGTGAAAAACTGTAtacttttatttcttgcaaAGATTTCAGTGACATAAAATGTCTTGAGGAATCCATGCTTTACcttcaaaatttagaaaTAATTCCTACAGTGCTCATTAACAACATGCAGGAGGGAATCGAATCGACTCTTCTCAAAGAAGACAAATTTTTGAGACTTGATGAAGAGTCTTTAAATGAATTCGAGAAAATCGTGAGGTATAATTTACAAAGTGTAATATTGATAACTAAGTTCTGCTTGAGTAACATTTTTCCAAAGGTTCAAGCTGAAGctcaagaaaaagcaaaggGGTTCTATATTGTCAACATATCATCGGTATTGACGTTAAAACCGTGCAAATCAGGAACACATTTTATTACATCGAAATGTGGTATAAACTCTTTCCACGATGGAATAACCTCAGAGCTTAAATTGAAAGATAGTAATTTGAATGTAAAAACGCTGATTGCATATTTACCCAGTTTTGAAAGTGAAGCACATTGGAAGAGACTTTCCCCGAGTATCTCGAAACATCTCGTCCACTGTCTACTTGAGGGAAGATATGGTGATACAATTCTCGAAAGCAAAAGATCAATTGGTGATATTCTTTTGATAACTGGTTTCAAAAGCTCTTTTACTTAA
- the EGD1 gene encoding Egd1p (Subunit beta1 of the nascent polypeptide-associated complex (NAC); involved in protein targeting to mitochondria; peripheral component of cytoplasmic ribosomes; regulates Atg32p phosphorylation to promote respiration-induced mitophagy; enhances DNA binding of the Gal4p; homolog of human BTF3b; EGD1 has a paralog, BTT1, that arose from the whole genome duplication) — translation MPIDQEKLAKLQKLSANNKVGGTRRKLNKKAGSSAGANKDDTKLQSQLAKLHAVTIDNVAEANFFKDDGKVMHFNKVGVQVAAQHNTSVFYGLPQEKNLQDLFPGIISQLGPEAIQALSQLAAQMEKHEAKAPADAEKKDEAIPELVEGQTFDADVE, via the coding sequence ATGCCAATtgaccaagaaaaattagcTAAGCTACAAAAGTTGTCTGCTAACAACAAAGTTGGTGGTACTAGAAGAAAGCTTAACAAGAAGGCAGGCTCTTCTGCCGGTGCCAACAAGGATGACACCAAGTTGCAAAGTCAATTAGCTAAGTTGCACGCTGTCACCATTGACAACGTCGCCGAAGCCAACTTTTTCAAGGACGACGGTAAGGTCATGCACTTCAACAAGGTCGGTGTCCAAGTTGCTGCTCAACACAACACTTCTGTATTCTACGGTCTACCACAGGAAAAGAACTTGCAAGATTTGTTCCCAGGTATTATCTCTCAATTGGGCCCTGAAGCCATCCAAGCCTTGTCTCAATTGGCTGCCCAAATGGAAAAGCACGAAGCCAAGGCTCCAGCTGAtgctgaaaagaaggatgaAGCTATTCCAGAGTTAGTTGAAGGTCAAACTTTTGATGCTGACGTCGAATAA
- the MET31 gene encoding Met31p (Zinc-finger DNA-binding transcription factor; targets strong transcriptional activator Met4p to promoters of sulfur metabolic genes; involved in transcriptional regulation of the methionine biosynthetic genes; feedforward loop controlling expression of MET32 and the lack of such a loop for MET31 may account for the differential actions of Met31p and Met32p; MET31 has a paralog, MET32, that arose from the whole genome duplication): MKLAQDMNVDEIFLKQAAEAIAVISSSPTHTDPIIRELLHRIRQSSPLSAVIPAPENVLKAGEPENMARGLIRIPETQTKRTGGNNHSKEGAQLYSCAKCQLKFSRSSDLRRHEKVHSLVLPHICSNCGKGFARKDALKRHSNTLTCQRNRKKLSEGSDVDVDELIKDAIKNGTGLL; encoded by the coding sequence ATGAAACTGGCGCAAGACATGAATGTAGATGAAATATTTCTCAAACAAGCGGCAGAAGCTATAGCGGTAATCTCATCAAGTCCCACTCATACGGACCCCATAATACGAGAGCTACTCCACAGAATTCGACAATCCAGCCCATTGAGCGCAGTTATACCAGCACCAGAAAATGTTTTAAAGGCTGGGGAGCCGGAAAATATGGCTAGAGGTCTTATAAGGATTCCAGAAAcacaaacaaaaagaacagGAGGTAACAACCATAGCAAGGAAGGCGCACAGCTCTACAGCTGTGCGAAATGTCAGTTGAAATTCAGCAGAAGTTCTGATCTGAGAAGACATGAAAAGGTACACTCACTCGTGCTGCCGCATATTTGCTCAAACTGTGGCAAAGGGTTTGCCAGGAAGGATGCTCTAAAAAGACATTCTAACACACTGACCTGTCAAAGAAACAGAAAGAAACTAAGTGAAGGTTCAGACGTTGATGTAGATGAGCTCATCAAGGATGCGATAAAGAATGGTACCGGCCTGTTGTAA
- a CDS encoding uncharacterized protein (hypothetical protein; YPL034W is not essential gene) gives MTTRKTVDSRLLEWQTTCKHPVINLTPEKVDKLYHLKLKSESKNISSNRLLPISLSSLQKKMEKLFIKDKSHSHKPSLPDPKVPTLRTYKDGGFFISGKGSMKLPDIESAIHKFLWKKYGKGLVYCYGCDPTGKKRHTEWFNVPVLELPSVLRLIDSYCLGGESR, from the coding sequence ATGACCACTCGAAAAACAGTAGATTCAAGACTTTTAGAATGGCAAACCACATGCAAGCATCCAGTGATAAACTTGACTCCAGAGAAAGTCGATAAATTATACCacttgaaattgaaaagtgAAAGCAAAAATATCAGTTCAAACAGGCTATTGCCCATTTCATTATCAAGcttacaaaaaaaaatggagaaaCTTTTCATCAAAGATAAAAGTCACTCACACAAGCCTTCCCTTCCAGATCCTAAGGTGCCAACCCTACGCACTTATAAAGATGGTGGATTTTTCATTAGCGGAAAAGGTTCAATGAAACTACCAGATATCGAAAGCGCTATTCATAAATTTTTATGGAAGAAATACGGGAAAGGATTGGTTTACTGTTATGGGTGTGATCCAACTGGAAAAAAGAGGCATACAGAGTGGTTCAATGTGCCTGTATTGGAGCTACCATCAGTACTAAGACTTATTGATTCTTATTGCCTTGGAGGAGAATCTCGTTAg
- a CDS encoding uncharacterized protein (hypothetical protein; identified by fungal homology and RT-PCR) produces the protein MVCRFVHHSRVIFISIYDFLSTKGKKNMYNYTQEKKTKQKNTFTQASIYYENFFESYRTISCL, from the coding sequence ATGGTTTGTCGTTTTGTTCATCATTCAAGGgtcatttttatttccattTATGATTTCTTGAGTAcaaaaggcaaaaaaaacatgTATAATTATacacaagaaaaaaaaacaaaacaaaagaacACTTTCACACAAGCAAGTATATATTATGAGAATTTTTTCGAGTCTTACAGAACCATATCTTGCCTCTAA